A single genomic interval of Chiloscyllium punctatum isolate Juve2018m chromosome 35, sChiPun1.3, whole genome shotgun sequence harbors:
- the LOC140459741 gene encoding FHF complex subunit HOOK interacting protein 2A-like isoform X1 — translation MFSKLTALLQQAVDTEEEPIQLLDSFISHWKGITNYYIVTTDETLPVKQTDIPWRLRQMVDILIYEEKQMERGETGPCMEYLLQHKILETLCTLAKAGYPPGMKQQVLLLITKLLGQIQQPMLPHINVHRPVQKLIRLCGEDLGSKTEKEEVQFLTTVCAKLSQDPYLINFFIEKKDSADSRKLLPCSVEKGEGQPKDAVRTSSLAAGVSPSPSDRSPVTSAPSTHLGPHGMDGQPDKSLVNALLTLTASEKNQLALKACEGLLLLATLPEEGAAWYMVESTALCQTLADRLSDLYRLIPDSVDPGQVESLGRVNWRSHYAASNVEDAESFPGKKAVASFFSWLDYCNQLVKEAHKVTAAAMAQEIRRRFFVTVLEPQLLQVSEMGILLSTALLMGVVMHTTASRLLDELVLFLLGDQREAEVPTEPAPHTLRSQLIERCNHLSDEISIATLRFFEQLLQKPQEHIIYNLVLRNLMSCCYIGNSTGLEERAADNEQLDEMEEFEEDPFFTDIYTGGRFPASDWLVPPAAMQKTTKADGKPEVNRIVNSFLCLVPDTVKTSHLVAGCGYDTYLVDAHRMFQGCCVNAKDWKWPHVPSNVESCDSGGLFYEGHFLKVLFDRMAQILDQPYDLNLQVTSVISKVALFPHPHLHEYLLDPYINLIPSCRSLFSIIVRVIGDLMQRIQRIPQFPSKLLLVRRQLIGLEPESMVDHVTILKGVIVLEEFCKELAAISFVKYPSEPD, via the exons GAGGAAGAGCCCATTCAGCTTCTGGACTCCTTTATAAGCCACTGGAAAGGCATAACCAACTATTACATTGTCACGACAG ATGAAACGCTCCCAGTCAAACAGACGGATATTCCCTGGCGCCTGAGGCAGATGGTGGACATTCTCATTTATGAGGAGAAGCAGATGGAAAGGGGCGAGACGGGGCCGTGTATGGAGTATCTCTTACAGCACAAGATACTGGAGACTCTCTGCACACTGGCCAAGGCTGGG TATCCCCCTGGCATGAAACAGCAAGTGCTACTCCTTATCACCAAACTGTTGGGGCAGATTCAGCAGCCAATGCTGCCTCATATCAATGTGCACCGTCCTGTGCAG AAGTTAATTCGTTTGTGTGGCGAGGACCTTGGATCCAAAACGGAAAAGGAGGAAGTGCAGTTTCTTACCACGGTCTGTGCGAAACTCAGCCAGGATCCCTACTTGATCAACTTCTTCATTGAG AAAAAGGATTCTGCTGATTCCAGAAAATTGCTCCCCTGCTCTGTTGAGAAAGGCGAAGGTCAGCCAAAGGACGCTGTCAGGACATCCAGCTTGGCCGCAGGGGTTAGCCCGTCACCCTCTGACCGATCTCCTGTGACAAGTGCACCTTCCACGCACCTCGGTCCTCATGGGATGGATGGTCAGCCTGACAAAAGTCTGGTTAATGCCCTACTGACCCTGACTGCAAGTGAG AAAAATCAACTGGCATTGAAGGCCTGTGAAGGCTTGCTCCTGTTGGCCACGTTACCAGAGGAAGGGGCAGCATGGTACATGGTGGAAAGCACAGCACTGTGTCAGACACTGGCTGATCGGCTGTCAGACCTTTACAGGCTGATACCGGACTCTGTTGACCCTGGACAAGTTGAATCGCTGGGAAGAGTCAACTGGCG GTCACACTATGCTGCAAGTAACGTGGAAGACGCAGAGTCATTTCCAGGCAAAAAGGCTGTGGCATCTTTCTTCTCATGGCTGGACTATTGTAATCAGCTGGTAAAGGAAGCCCATAAG GTAACTGCAGCTGCTATGGCCCAGGAAATCAGAAGACGTTTCTTTGTTACAGTCTTGGAGCCACAACTATTGCAGGT ATCTGAGATGGGGATTCTCTTATCCACTGCACTGCTGATGGGGGTCGTGATGCATACCACAGCGTCCCGGTTGCTGGATGAACTCGTTTTGTTTTTACTGGGAGACCAGAGAGAGGCGGAGGTGCCCACAGAACCAGCCCCCCACACGCTCCGCAGCCAGCTGATAGAACGTTGCAACCATCTATCCGATGAG ATCAGTATAGCCACACTGAGATTCTTTGAACAGCTCTTACAGAAACCTCAGGAACATATAATTTATAACCTTGTGCTACGGAACTTGATGAGCTGCTGCTACATCGGAAACAGTACTGGACTTGAGGAAAGAGCTGCAGACAACGAACAACTGGATGAGATGGA AGAATTTGAAGAAGATCCTTTCTTCACTGACATATACACAGGCGGCAGATTCCCTGCTTCTGACTGGCTTGTTCCACCAGCAGCAATGCAAAAGACAACAAAAGCTGATGGGAAACCAGAAGTTAACAGAATAGTCAACAG CTTTTTGTGTCTCGTTCCTGACACAGTGAAAACCTCTCACCTTGTGGCAGGCTGTGGGTACGACACATACCTCGTGGATGCACATCGAATG TTCCAGGGTTGCTGTGTCAATGCCAAGGACTGGAAGTGGCCACATGTCCCCAGCAATGTGGAAAGCTGTGACTCAGGCGGGCTATTTTACGAAGGTCATTTCCTGAAAGTCCTGTTTGACAGAATGGCACAGATCTTGGATCAG CCTTATGACCTGAATTTGCAAGTCACATCAGTGATATCGAAAGTAGCACTTTTCCCTCATCCTCACCTCCATGAGTATTTGCTGGATCCATACATTAACCTCATCCCTAGCTGCAGGTCTCTCTTCTCTATCATAGTCCGG GTAATAGGAGATCTCATGCAGAGAATCCAGAGAATCCCACAGTTTCCTTCCAAGCTCCTGTTGGTCAGAAGACAACTGATTGGATTGGAACCAGAAAGTAT GGTGGATCATGTCACAATTCTGAAGGGTGTCATTGTCCTGGAAGAGTTCTGTAAGGAGTTAGCTGCAATTTCATTTGTTAAATACCCATCAGAACCAGATTAA
- the LOC140459741 gene encoding FHF complex subunit HOOK interacting protein 2A-like isoform X2, with amino-acid sequence MVDILIYEEKQMERGETGPCMEYLLQHKILETLCTLAKAGYPPGMKQQVLLLITKLLGQIQQPMLPHINVHRPVQKLIRLCGEDLGSKTEKEEVQFLTTVCAKLSQDPYLINFFIEKKDSADSRKLLPCSVEKGEGQPKDAVRTSSLAAGVSPSPSDRSPVTSAPSTHLGPHGMDGQPDKSLVNALLTLTASEKNQLALKACEGLLLLATLPEEGAAWYMVESTALCQTLADRLSDLYRLIPDSVDPGQVESLGRVNWRSHYAASNVEDAESFPGKKAVASFFSWLDYCNQLVKEAHKVTAAAMAQEIRRRFFVTVLEPQLLQVSEMGILLSTALLMGVVMHTTASRLLDELVLFLLGDQREAEVPTEPAPHTLRSQLIERCNHLSDEISIATLRFFEQLLQKPQEHIIYNLVLRNLMSCCYIGNSTGLEERAADNEQLDEMEEFEEDPFFTDIYTGGRFPASDWLVPPAAMQKTTKADGKPEVNRIVNSFLCLVPDTVKTSHLVAGCGYDTYLVDAHRMFQGCCVNAKDWKWPHVPSNVESCDSGGLFYEGHFLKVLFDRMAQILDQPYDLNLQVTSVISKVALFPHPHLHEYLLDPYINLIPSCRSLFSIIVRVIGDLMQRIQRIPQFPSKLLLVRRQLIGLEPESMVDHVTILKGVIVLEEFCKELAAISFVKYPSEPD; translated from the exons ATGGTGGACATTCTCATTTATGAGGAGAAGCAGATGGAAAGGGGCGAGACGGGGCCGTGTATGGAGTATCTCTTACAGCACAAGATACTGGAGACTCTCTGCACACTGGCCAAGGCTGGG TATCCCCCTGGCATGAAACAGCAAGTGCTACTCCTTATCACCAAACTGTTGGGGCAGATTCAGCAGCCAATGCTGCCTCATATCAATGTGCACCGTCCTGTGCAG AAGTTAATTCGTTTGTGTGGCGAGGACCTTGGATCCAAAACGGAAAAGGAGGAAGTGCAGTTTCTTACCACGGTCTGTGCGAAACTCAGCCAGGATCCCTACTTGATCAACTTCTTCATTGAG AAAAAGGATTCTGCTGATTCCAGAAAATTGCTCCCCTGCTCTGTTGAGAAAGGCGAAGGTCAGCCAAAGGACGCTGTCAGGACATCCAGCTTGGCCGCAGGGGTTAGCCCGTCACCCTCTGACCGATCTCCTGTGACAAGTGCACCTTCCACGCACCTCGGTCCTCATGGGATGGATGGTCAGCCTGACAAAAGTCTGGTTAATGCCCTACTGACCCTGACTGCAAGTGAG AAAAATCAACTGGCATTGAAGGCCTGTGAAGGCTTGCTCCTGTTGGCCACGTTACCAGAGGAAGGGGCAGCATGGTACATGGTGGAAAGCACAGCACTGTGTCAGACACTGGCTGATCGGCTGTCAGACCTTTACAGGCTGATACCGGACTCTGTTGACCCTGGACAAGTTGAATCGCTGGGAAGAGTCAACTGGCG GTCACACTATGCTGCAAGTAACGTGGAAGACGCAGAGTCATTTCCAGGCAAAAAGGCTGTGGCATCTTTCTTCTCATGGCTGGACTATTGTAATCAGCTGGTAAAGGAAGCCCATAAG GTAACTGCAGCTGCTATGGCCCAGGAAATCAGAAGACGTTTCTTTGTTACAGTCTTGGAGCCACAACTATTGCAGGT ATCTGAGATGGGGATTCTCTTATCCACTGCACTGCTGATGGGGGTCGTGATGCATACCACAGCGTCCCGGTTGCTGGATGAACTCGTTTTGTTTTTACTGGGAGACCAGAGAGAGGCGGAGGTGCCCACAGAACCAGCCCCCCACACGCTCCGCAGCCAGCTGATAGAACGTTGCAACCATCTATCCGATGAG ATCAGTATAGCCACACTGAGATTCTTTGAACAGCTCTTACAGAAACCTCAGGAACATATAATTTATAACCTTGTGCTACGGAACTTGATGAGCTGCTGCTACATCGGAAACAGTACTGGACTTGAGGAAAGAGCTGCAGACAACGAACAACTGGATGAGATGGA AGAATTTGAAGAAGATCCTTTCTTCACTGACATATACACAGGCGGCAGATTCCCTGCTTCTGACTGGCTTGTTCCACCAGCAGCAATGCAAAAGACAACAAAAGCTGATGGGAAACCAGAAGTTAACAGAATAGTCAACAG CTTTTTGTGTCTCGTTCCTGACACAGTGAAAACCTCTCACCTTGTGGCAGGCTGTGGGTACGACACATACCTCGTGGATGCACATCGAATG TTCCAGGGTTGCTGTGTCAATGCCAAGGACTGGAAGTGGCCACATGTCCCCAGCAATGTGGAAAGCTGTGACTCAGGCGGGCTATTTTACGAAGGTCATTTCCTGAAAGTCCTGTTTGACAGAATGGCACAGATCTTGGATCAG CCTTATGACCTGAATTTGCAAGTCACATCAGTGATATCGAAAGTAGCACTTTTCCCTCATCCTCACCTCCATGAGTATTTGCTGGATCCATACATTAACCTCATCCCTAGCTGCAGGTCTCTCTTCTCTATCATAGTCCGG GTAATAGGAGATCTCATGCAGAGAATCCAGAGAATCCCACAGTTTCCTTCCAAGCTCCTGTTGGTCAGAAGACAACTGATTGGATTGGAACCAGAAAGTAT GGTGGATCATGTCACAATTCTGAAGGGTGTCATTGTCCTGGAAGAGTTCTGTAAGGAGTTAGCTGCAATTTCATTTGTTAAATACCCATCAGAACCAGATTAA